The genomic interval ATCCAGGCTCCGACAGAGGCCGGCCAGGTAGCCGGGCGTCGGAGGGAATCAAGGGCAGACCGTATCTTGCAATCAAGAGGTATGAAGTCATGGCAGGTTACAAAGGGACGATTGGTATTTTGACAGGTGGTGGCGATGTGCCGGGGCTCAACCCGGCGATCCGTGGGGTTACGATCCGCGCGCTACGCGAGGGGTATCGGGTGATTGGCATCCGGCGCGGTTGGGCGGGTCTCGTGGACGTGGTGCCCGATAAACACGCCGACAACAGCGCTAACGTGATGGAATTGACGGAGGACATCGTGAACCGCGCCGGCCGTACCGGCGGCACGTTCCTCCACAGTTCGCGCACGCGCCCGAGCACGTTGCCGAAAGGGGCGGTGCCGGCGCATCTGCGCGACACCTACACTGACGACGTTAACGACGTGACGCCGGCGGTGCTGAACCACCTCGAGTTCCTGGGTATCGACTTCCTGATCCCGATCGGGGGGGACGACACGCTGAGCTACGGCCACCGGCTGCACAATCAGGGTGTGAAGGTGGTAGCGATTCCGAAGACGATGGACAACGATGTGCCGGGCACGGACTATTGCATCGGCTTCGGCACCTGTGTCACGCGCACCATCGAGCTCACGCACGCGCTCCGCACCTCTGCTGGCTCGCACGAACGGTTTCTGGTGATCGAGGTCTTCGGGCGGTACGCCGGCTTCACGGCCGTGCTGCCAACGATGGCTGGCGCCGCCAACCGCTGCGTCATCCCGGAGCACGACTTCGACATGGAGAACCTGGCCGAGCTGATGGTCTACGACCGGAATCGCAACCCGAGCCGGTATTCGGTGGTGCTGGTATCGGAAGGCGCCCGCATCAAGGGGGATGATGAGATGTCGTACCTCGGAGAGGAGGCCGATCAGTACGGGCACAAGAAGTTGGGCGGCATTGGCGACAAGGTGGCGAGTGCCCTCAAGAACCTCTCCGCCAAATACAACAACGGCCGGCGGATCGACGTGATCAATCAGCGCCTCGGCTACATGGTGCGCTCGGGCAATCCGGACGCGCTGGACTCGATCGTGCCGATGGCATACGGAACCCTCGCGCTCGAACTCGTGATGAAGGGCGTTTCGGGCCGGCTGGTTTGCGTCCGTGAAGGATGTTACGGCAACGTCCCCATCGATGTGATCGAGGGCACGAAGAAGGTGGTGGATGTCGATCTGTATTACAATACCGAGCGCCTCCGTCCGAAATTCGACGCCTTCATGCAGAGCCCGCTCTTTCTGATGTCCAGCGGTGCGCTGCCCGCCACGCGCTGATCACCGATGAGCCATTCGTACGACCTCACCGCCGCCGTCCGCGCCCTGTCCGAATCGGACGTCGCGCTGGCGGCGGTGATTCGCCGGCTGGGGGCATGTACACTGGTCATCGAGCCGATCGACGATCCGTTTCATGCCCTGCTCAAGACCATTGTGTACCAGCAGTTGTCGGGGCGTGCCGCCGGCACGATCCACCGGCGCGTGCTCGGACTCGCGCCGGAGGGGGTGTTGACAGCCGACTCCGTACTGGCGTTGCCCGAGGAGGCGCTGCGCGGCGCCGGCCTCTCGCGCAATAAGCTGGCGGCGATCCAGGATCTGGCCCGGAAGACCCTCGATGGCACCGTGCCGCGGATGGCCGCGTTGCACAACCTGCCAGACGATGAGATCGTCGCCCGGCTCAGCGCCGTCCGCGGGGTGGGGCGCTGGACCGTCGAGATGCTGCTCATCTTTAACCTCGGCCGGCGCGATGTGCTGCCTTCCACCGACCTCGGCGTCCGTAAAGGATTTCAGCGCCTCGGCGGATACGAAGAACTGCCGCCGCCGCGTGCGCTCGAAGCCTATGCCGAACGCTGGCGACCCCATCGGAGCGTCGCCAGCTGGTATATGTGGCGCCTGGTCGACGGCGATACGACGGACTGGGGGTAGAAAGGTTTAAGGTTACAGGTTGGCAGGTTGCAGGTTAAAGGTGCCAACCTGCAACCTGCCAACCTGTAACTCGCTTCGCGGCAGAAAACGCCGGCGGGGCGGACAGGATGTCCGCTTCCGTGGATGGGGCCAGGTGTTGCGAACAGTAACCTGACGGGCGTTGCATTCTTCTGGCGACGCTCGGCACAATTCATGCGCCGGTAGGATGATTCGGCCGGCTGTTTGACGCCGTTTTAGTTCCGAGTCGGTCGAGGGCCTACCAAGACCCTCGTTCCTCGTGAAGGCGTTCCGGGTTTGGAGATGCGTCCCGTACGCGACCTTCTGGAACGGATCATCACCCCCTCATGCGCGTGCTATCTACACCTTTTCATAGTTGCCGCCCCGGCCAGCCCCTGCTATCTCGTCGTTGTGTTCCCTCGATCGAGCGAACGCGCGATACGCCTGCTCTGTTAGTCGGCAAACCTCTCGTTTTGTTTGCCGTCTCCTGTACGGATGCTTCCCCTGGCACTCCAGTCCTTGCCATGCGAGTGATACACGTTGTGCGTGATACCCCTGGTGGGAGATCATGAAACAGGATGAAAAAAACGACGGCCTGTTCGTGTGGATAGGCGGTTTTATCGTTCTGGTGATCTTCGTGGCCGAGCTGCTCCTGCCGCTCGGGGATGCCGGCGGCTGGCTGTACATCATCGGCATGGTAATCATCCTGTGGATGATCAAGCCGGATCAGGTGCGCCCGTTCGGTATCGCCTGCAGCGTCGCGGCCATGCTGGGGTTCTTTTTTACGGCAGACTTCACCGCGGACTCCTCGGAGGGTTATTTCGGGCTGGTGAACCGCCTCATGTCGGTCTTCGCCATCGGCGCGGTCACGCTGTTGACGCATCGCCAGGCGGAGCTGGAGGTGGAGATGCGCCGGCAGCAAGTGCACCTCACCTCCGTCGTCGAGAAACGAACGGAAGGCCTCAAGCAGATGGTCGACCAGATCGACGAGGTCAAGATCCGGCTGACAGAAGCCGAAGAACTGGGGCGCTTCGGTTTCTGGGAATACCACCCCGGGACGCAGGAGATGATCTGGTCGATGGGCGTATTCGCCATCTACGGCTACCCGATCATGCCGAAGGCTCCGTCCATGCACGAGTTCTTGGAGCGTTGCCACACGGACGACATCCATCGCCTCCAGCAGTCGATCCAGTTCGGCATGGCCGAGCAGAAGGCCTATACGGTAGAGTATCGCATCGTCCTGCCGGACAACTCGGTGCGGTGGATCTACAATCGCGGCCGGCCCGCGCTCGACGCTCGCGGCCGCATCCAGATGATCGTCGGCACCATCCAGGACATCACGGACCGTAAGGTGTCCGAGATGGAATCCGATGAGAAATACTTCCGCTACACGACGATCTTCCACAACGCGGCCGTCGCCAAGGCGCTCATCATCCCCAATAAAATCATCCTGGACGCCAACGTCGCCCTCGCACAGTGGGTAGGGTATAGCCTCGAGGAGTTGAAGCGCATGCCCCTCGAGCAACTCATGCACGAAGACGACCGGTCCATGGAAGATGTCTACGCCCGCGAAATGATCGTCGGGGAGATCGATTTCTTCCAGCAAGAGAAGCGTTTTACCCACAAAAACGGCAGGGAGCTGTGGGGCCTGTTCAGTGTCTCCGCGGTGCACGATTCCAACGACAAGGTGACGAGTTTCGCCGCGGAGATCATCGACATCACCCGCCGAAAAGAGGCGGAGACGGCGCTCCGGAAGGTCGAGTCCTCATGGCGCGAATCCGAAGAAGCGCTGACGATCGCACAGGAAAAGTTACGCTCGGATTCCACCAGCCAGGACGACATCGACGCGGCGCTGGCCTCGCGGGATGAGGAAATCGAAAAGCTCCAATCGCTGATCGTCGAGTTCGAGGAGACGCACGCGCAGTCCGAAGAAGCTCTTTCACTTGCGGAGGACGTGGTGGAGTACCTGTTCGGCGTCTCCGGGGAGATGTTGTGTTTGATCGGGGTGGACGGCCTGTATCGTCGCGTGAGTCCGCTCTTCGAAGACAAACTGGGCTTCTTGCCGGATGAACTGGAGGATCGGTCGTTGCTGGAATTTCTACATGCCGAGGACCACAAAGGGATGCTCGGCCAGTTCGAGAAGCTGGAACATGACCAGGCCGTGGCGCGGTACGGGTTCAGGCACCGCAAAAAGGACGGCTCGTACGTCAGGCTGACGATCGACGCCACGCCCAGCAAGGAGCACGGTGTCTATTATGCCGTGCTGCGCGAGATGGCCCCGGCGCGCCGGCCCGAAGCGCCGGCGCGCCCGAAGACGGACGTGCGCCCGCTGACCGATCCGTTGCCGTTCCTCATCTGGATCCTGGACAAGGACCGGATGTGCACGTATGTCAACAAAAAGGTGCGGGATTTCACCGGCATGCCCTTCGAGCAACTCGCCGGCGCCGGCTGGAGCAACGGCATCGTCCGGACGGATTTTAATCGGTACCTGGCCTATTACAACGAGCGCTTCGAACACGCGGAGCCGATGCAGATCGTCTACCGCTATCGGCGGCACGATGGCGTGGAACGGTGGATGCAGGAGACCTGCGTGCCGATGACCGACGCCGCCGGCGCGTTCGAGGGCTACGTCTGCACCGCCATCGATATCTCGGCGCTGAAAACCGTCGAGTCGCAGTTCTCCCGCGCCGTTCAGGAAGCCGTCGATCTGTCCGATCTCTCCTCGGCCCTCCAGGTCTGCCGGCGCGCCGACAATACCACCGTGCTGTCGGACAACGTCCGGATCGCGGACGCGCTGGTCGAGTATGCGTCCGGCATCAGCCACGAGGACCTCAAGGCGCTCATGCACCACGCCGGCCAGCAGCTCCACCTGGCCATCCAGTCCGTGCTGGACTTCTCCTGTGTGCGTACGATGCCGGCGTCGATCTCGCATCACAAAGTGCTGCTCGAAAAAGTGACCGCGCGGACGCTGGATCTCCTCCAGCCCCTCACCTCCGATGGCGGACCGCAGTTCAGTGTCGACGTGCGCCTGCACGATGTCATGGTGTTGACGGACGAGCTGATGCTCCACCGGATCCTGGAGAACCTGATCCGCAACCTCCTGCCCTTCACGAGGACAGGTATGATCGGCATCGAGATCAACGCGGACGAGGACCTCGGGGTGGTGCGGATCAAGGACCTCGGGCCCGTCCTGCCCGCGGCGATGCTGTCGAACCTGGCCGATAACTACCGGAAACAGGGCGCCGGCGAGCCCACGCTGCTGCGTTCGGCCGGCCTGGAGCTATCGCTGGCCAAACGGCTGGTGGAGTTGCTCAAGGGGGTGCTCACGATCGAGGACCTGCCGCACCGAGGGATCGAGTTCACGATGGGCTTCCCGCTCGCGGAAGAAGTGTTTCCCCCTGTGACCGGCGACGCACTACCGGAAAAAGTAGGGCGCCGGCAACCGATGATTACGCGTCCGGTCATGACCGTGGCCGCGTCCACCAATCACACGTCGGCTCGAGTGGATGTTTCACGCGCAGCGGAACAATCGGTGGAGCGCCCCGCTCCGCCTCCCGCACCCGTATCACCCGAAGAACCCGCCGGCCCGCGCCTGCTGGTCGCCGAGGCCAATCCCGAAGTCCATCGCATCGTCCGCTCGCTCTTACAGCCATATTATACCCTGACGATCGCCACGACGATGTCGTCCGCTATGGAGCAGGCGCGGTTGGTGACGTTTGATCTACTGCTCCTGGACGTCCACCTTGAAGGTGAATTAAGCGGCCTCGAACTGCTCCACCGGCTGCGCAGCATGCCGCAGTACCTCGAGACGCCGGCCATCGCCATCGCCTACAACACGGACGGGTTCACCGAGGAAGACGCCCTGCACCGCGCCGGCTTCGACGGATTCCTGCGAAAGCCCTTCTCGATCGTCGAACTTCTAGACACGGTCGATAAGCTCACGGCAACCTGAGCGGCCTCACGCGGCTTCTTTCATTTCCCGATACAGCCACGCCTGCGCCATGGCCCAGCCGCGCTTGACGGTGGCCGGCGACAGGCGCAACGCCTCGGCCGTCTCCACGACGCTCATCCCCCCAAAGAACCGACATTCGACGATCCGCACCTGACGGGCGCTGATGGCTTCGAGGCGTTTCATGGCGTCATCCAGCAGCACCAGGTCGTCGGCATGTTCCGGAGAGAGGTCCATCAGACCCGAGGCCACAAGCCGCTCTTCGTCGAGTGAGAGTTTGATCTGATCGCCGCCACGTTTTTTACGTCGGCGTTTTTTGGCGTAATTGATCAGGATGTGGCGCATGGCGATCGCCGCGATGCCGTAGAAGTGGGCTCGTCCATTCCAGCCGGCCGGCGCCCCGTCGACCAGCTTCAGGTAGGCCTCGTGCACGAGCGCCGTTGTATTGAGCGTATCATCGCCCAGCCAGTGCCGACGCTGACCGTGCGCGAGTTCGTGGAGGTGGTCGTAGACGAGCGGAAACAGCCGGTCGAGCGCGCCCTGGTCGCCCTGGCGGAGGGCTTCGAGCAGATGGGTAACACCGGTTGTCGCGTCCTTTTCGGGCATGGTGGCGTGCGGACAATGAGCAGACGGCTCATTCTACAGCCGATCGTCGACACTTTCAATGCGCGGCCGCCGACGCAGCGAGTTCTTCCGGCGCCGGGCTCGCGCCATGGACGAGGAGGAGACGGACGATGTCCGGGTAATCGCCGGCGGTGGCGAGCGCCAGGGGCGTCTGACCGCTGAAGTCGCGCTGGTCCGGGTCGCCGCCGGCGTCCAGCAGCAGCGCTACGACGCCAGTGTAGCCGGCTTTTGCGGCGATGTGAAGGGGCGACTGGCCCTTGCGGTTGACGAGGTCCGGGTCGGCGCCGTTGACGAGCAGGACCCGCGTCAGCCGGGACGTTCCCAACAGGGCGGCATGGTGCAGCGGGGTGGCGCCAAAAACGGTCTGCGCGTTCGGATCGGCCCCCTGGCGGAGCAGGAGCGCGGCGATGGCCGGCTCGTCCATCATCCAGCGCACACCGTGGAGCGGCGTTTCGCGAAACACGGTTGACGTATCCGGCCGGGCGCCGGCGGCCAGCAGGTCCGAGACCATCGCGGCCGAGCCCTGCTCTGCGGCCATATGGAGGGGCGTGAGGTCGTTGCCGTCGGCATTTCGCGACATCACATTCGGGTTAGCCGAGGCCTCCAGGAGCAGTCGGACGAGGTCCGGGCGGTTCGCCTCGACCGCGCGGTGGAGGGGGGTAAAATTGTCGAGAGCACCGATGCTGTCCGGCCGGGCGCCACTGGCCAGGAGTTGGGCCACGGCGCTCGAATCGCCGGCCCAGAGGGCCTCGTGGAGTGAATCGGTCAGGGCGGCGTACAGGGCCGACGAGTCCACGATGACGGTGAAAGC from Rhodothermales bacterium carries:
- a CDS encoding 6-phosphofructokinase, encoding MAGYKGTIGILTGGGDVPGLNPAIRGVTIRALREGYRVIGIRRGWAGLVDVVPDKHADNSANVMELTEDIVNRAGRTGGTFLHSSRTRPSTLPKGAVPAHLRDTYTDDVNDVTPAVLNHLEFLGIDFLIPIGGDDTLSYGHRLHNQGVKVVAIPKTMDNDVPGTDYCIGFGTCVTRTIELTHALRTSAGSHERFLVIEVFGRYAGFTAVLPTMAGAANRCVIPEHDFDMENLAELMVYDRNRNPSRYSVVLVSEGARIKGDDEMSYLGEEADQYGHKKLGGIGDKVASALKNLSAKYNNGRRIDVINQRLGYMVRSGNPDALDSIVPMAYGTLALELVMKGVSGRLVCVREGCYGNVPIDVIEGTKKVVDVDLYYNTERLRPKFDAFMQSPLFLMSSGALPATR
- a CDS encoding PAS domain S-box protein, encoding MKQDEKNDGLFVWIGGFIVLVIFVAELLLPLGDAGGWLYIIGMVIILWMIKPDQVRPFGIACSVAAMLGFFFTADFTADSSEGYFGLVNRLMSVFAIGAVTLLTHRQAELEVEMRRQQVHLTSVVEKRTEGLKQMVDQIDEVKIRLTEAEELGRFGFWEYHPGTQEMIWSMGVFAIYGYPIMPKAPSMHEFLERCHTDDIHRLQQSIQFGMAEQKAYTVEYRIVLPDNSVRWIYNRGRPALDARGRIQMIVGTIQDITDRKVSEMESDEKYFRYTTIFHNAAVAKALIIPNKIILDANVALAQWVGYSLEELKRMPLEQLMHEDDRSMEDVYAREMIVGEIDFFQQEKRFTHKNGRELWGLFSVSAVHDSNDKVTSFAAEIIDITRRKEAETALRKVESSWRESEEALTIAQEKLRSDSTSQDDIDAALASRDEEIEKLQSLIVEFEETHAQSEEALSLAEDVVEYLFGVSGEMLCLIGVDGLYRRVSPLFEDKLGFLPDELEDRSLLEFLHAEDHKGMLGQFEKLEHDQAVARYGFRHRKKDGSYVRLTIDATPSKEHGVYYAVLREMAPARRPEAPARPKTDVRPLTDPLPFLIWILDKDRMCTYVNKKVRDFTGMPFEQLAGAGWSNGIVRTDFNRYLAYYNERFEHAEPMQIVYRYRRHDGVERWMQETCVPMTDAAGAFEGYVCTAIDISALKTVESQFSRAVQEAVDLSDLSSALQVCRRADNTTVLSDNVRIADALVEYASGISHEDLKALMHHAGQQLHLAIQSVLDFSCVRTMPASISHHKVLLEKVTARTLDLLQPLTSDGGPQFSVDVRLHDVMVLTDELMLHRILENLIRNLLPFTRTGMIGIEINADEDLGVVRIKDLGPVLPAAMLSNLADNYRKQGAGEPTLLRSAGLELSLAKRLVELLKGVLTIEDLPHRGIEFTMGFPLAEEVFPPVTGDALPEKVGRRQPMITRPVMTVAASTNHTSARVDVSRAAEQSVERPAPPPAPVSPEEPAGPRLLVAEANPEVHRIVRSLLQPYYTLTIATTMSSAMEQARLVTFDLLLLDVHLEGELSGLELLHRLRSMPQYLETPAIAIAYNTDGFTEEDALHRAGFDGFLRKPFSIVELLDTVDKLTAT
- a CDS encoding ECF-type sigma factor; amino-acid sequence: MPEKDATTGVTHLLEALRQGDQGALDRLFPLVYDHLHELAHGQRRHWLGDDTLNTTALVHEAYLKLVDGAPAGWNGRAHFYGIAAIAMRHILINYAKKRRRKKRGGDQIKLSLDEERLVASGLMDLSPEHADDLVLLDDAMKRLEAISARQVRIVECRFFGGMSVVETAEALRLSPATVKRGWAMAQAWLYREMKEAA
- a CDS encoding ankyrin repeat domain-containing protein, producing the protein MRRFIYIPFLLILLFLSNPFSRVTTTHSVVSDSLAFTVIVDSSALYAALTDSLHEALWAGDSSAVAQLLASGARPDSIGALDNFTPLHRAVEANRPDLVRLLLEASANPNVMSRNADGNDLTPLHMAAEQGSAAMVSDLLAAGARPDTSTVFRETPLHGVRWMMDEPAIAALLLRQGADPNAQTVFGATPLHHAALLGTSRLTRVLLVNGADPDLVNRKGQSPLHIAAKAGYTGVVALLLDAGGDPDQRDFSGQTPLALATAGDYPDIVRLLLVHGASPAPEELAASAAAH